The Myxocyprinus asiaticus isolate MX2 ecotype Aquarium Trade chromosome 39, UBuf_Myxa_2, whole genome shotgun sequence genome window below encodes:
- the LOC127430004 gene encoding junctional adhesion molecule 3B-like, with protein sequence MAIGRQTLALVLLSFLCHSTAFAVILRTTEKSVWANEFESIELTCLIESISTNNPRIEWKKIKNGVPSYVYFLNKISGDLEHRALLREPANLLILNATRSDSAQYRCEVAAIDDQKPFDEILISLAVRVKPVMPRCSVPEAVTVGSTTELRCIENEGFPQSQYQWFRNNEELPEDPKTSVKFYNSSYIMNTETGSLKFRPVKKEDAGEYHCQAMNEAGSSKCSPQPMEVYDLDIMGIFFKVLGGVVAFIFVTVGICQIQKSGYCSCKDHRETNYKVPQHDSRMDYASPDEGHFRHKSSFVI encoded by the exons GTCACAGTACAGCGTTTGCTGTAATACTCCGAACAACTGAAAAATCTGTATGGGCCAATGAATTTGAGT CAATTGAATTGACCTGTTTGATAGAGTCAATCTCTACAAACAATCCCAGGATTGAATggaagaaaattaaaaatggtgtaCCCAGCTATGTGTATTTCCTAAATAAAATTTCAg GTGACCTGGAGCACAGAGCATTGCTTAGAGAGCCCGCAAACCTTCTGATTCTGAATGCCACCAGATCAGATTCCGCACAGTATCGCTGTGAGGTCGCAGCCATCGATGACCAGAAGCCCTTCGATGAAATACTGATCAGTCTGGCAGTAAGAG TGAAGCCAGTGATGCCCAGGTGCAGTGTGCCAGAGGCTGTAACAGTGGGTTCCACCACAGAACTACGATGTATTGAAAACGAGGGCTTTCCTCAGTCACAGTACCAGTGGTTCCGTAACAACGAGGAACTACCAGAGGACCCAAAAACCAGTGTCAAGTTCTACAACTCTTCATACATCATGAACACAGAGACTGGTTCACTC AAATTCCGGCCTGTGAAGAAAGAGGATGCAGGAGAATATCATTGCCAGGCCATGAATGAGGCTGGATCTTCAAAGTGCAGTCCACAGCCCATGGAAGTCT ATGATCTGGACATTATGGGGATATTCTTCAAGGTGTTAGGTGGAGTggtagcatttatttttgtcactgTGGGCATCTGTCAAATTCAGAAAAGTGGCTACTGTTCGTGCAAGGATCATAGAGAAACCAA CTACAAAGTACCCCAACATGACAGTAGGATGGACTATGCCAGTCCAGATGAG GGACATTTTCGCCACAAGTCCTCCTTTGTCATATAA